The Triticum aestivum cultivar Chinese Spring chromosome 5A, IWGSC CS RefSeq v2.1, whole genome shotgun sequence genomic sequence gttgtttgcatgttttacgtggctgctatgggtttctagcaagaacgtttcttacctacgcaaaaaccacaacgtgatatgccaattgctatttacccttcataaggacccttttcatcgaatccgatccgactaaagtgggagagacagacacccgccagccaccttatgcaactagtgcatgtttgtcggtggaaccggtctcacataagagtacgtgtaaggttggtccgggccgcttcatcccacgatgccgccgaatcaagataagactagtaacggcaagatgattgacaatatcaacgcccacaactactttgtgttctactcgtgcatagtaactacgcatagacctagctcatgatgccactgttggggaacgtagcagaaattcaaaattttctacgaaacaccaagatcaatctatggagtaatctagcaaagagggaaggagagtgcatctacatacccttgtagatcgctaagcggaagcgttcaagtgaacggggttgatggagtcgtactcgtcgtgatccaaatcaccgattatcctagtgccgaacggacggcacctccgtgttcaacacacgtacagcccggtgacgtctcccatgccttgatccagcaaggagagagggagaggttgaggtagagtccatccagcagcagcacaacggcgtggtggtgatggaggagcgtggcaatcctgcagggcttcgccaagcaccgcgagatatgaggagaaagagagggagggctgcaccaacaggcagagatcagatcgcgtgttatgggcagccccaggcctcactatatataggggagaggaaggagggagcgccccctctagggttcccacccctaggggggcggcagccctagatgggaaaggggaggcggccaagagggggagagagggggcgccccctagggtgggccttaggcccatctaagcctagggtttcccctctctcctcctttgctgcgccttgggccttgtgggaggcgcaccagcccacttaggggctggtccctcaccatccttggcccatgcaagcctccggggcaggtggccccacttggtggacccccgggaccctcccggtggtcccggtacgttaccgataaaccccgaaactcttccggtgatcaaaacgggacttcccatatataaatctttacctccagaccattcaggagctcctcgtgacgtccgggatctcatccgggactccgaacaacattcggtaaccacatgcaaacttcctttataaccctagcgtcatcgaaccttaagtgtgtagaccctacgggttcgggagccatgcagacatgaccgagacgttctccggtcaataaccaacagcgggatctggatacccatgttggctcccacatgttccacgatgatctcatcggatgaaccacgatgtcaaggacttaatcaatcccgtatacaattccctttgtctagcggtattgtacttgcccgggattgatcgttggtatccctataccttgttcaatctcgttaccggcaagtctctttactcgttccgtaacacatcatcccgtgatcaactccttgatcacattgtgcacattatgatgatgtgctaccgagtgggcccagagatacctctccgcttacacggagtgacaaatcccagtctcgattcgtgccaacccaacagacactttcggagatacctgtagtgcacctttatagtcacccagttacgttgtgacgtttggtacacccaaagcattcctacggtatccgggagttgcacaatctcatcgtctaaggaaatgatacttgacattagaaaagctttagcatacgaactacacgatctttgtgctaggcttaggattgggtcttgtccatcacatcattctcctaatgatgtgatcccgttatcaatgacatccaatgtccatggtcaggaaaccgtaaccatccattgatcaacgagctagtcaactagaggcttactagggacatggtgttgtctatgtatccacacatgtatctgagtttcttatcaatacaattatagcatggataataaacgattatcatgaacaaggaaatataataataactaatttattattgcctctagggcatatttccaacactcccggataccttaggaatactttgggtgtgccaaacgtcacaacgtaactgggtggctataaaggtacactacaggtatctccgaaagtgtctgttgggttggcacgaatcaagactgggatttgtcactccgtgtaagcggagaggtatctctgggcccactcggtaggacatcatcataatgtgcacaatgtgatcaaggagttgatcacggaatgatgtgttacggaacgagtaaagagacttgccagtaacgagattgaacaaggtatcaggataccgacgatcgaatctcgggcaagtatcataccgatggacaaagggaattgcatacgggattgattaagtccttgacatcgtggttcatccgatgagatcatcgtggaacatgtgggagccaacatgggtatccagatcccgctgttggttattgaccggagaacgtctcggtcatgtctgcatgtctcccgaacccgtagggtctacacacttaaggttcgatgacgctagggttataaaggaagtttgtatgtggttaccgaatgttgttcggagtctcggatgagatcccggacgtcacgaggagttccggaatggtccggaggtaaagatttatatatgggaagtcctgttttggtcaccggaaaagtttcggggtttatcggtaacgtaccgggaccaccgggagggtcccgggggtccaccaagtggggccaccagccccggagggcttcatggccaagtgtggaaggggaccagccccaggtgggctggtgcccccccccacaagggcccaaggcgcaagggagaggagaagggggcaaaccctagggcagatgggccctaaggcccatcctggtgcgcctccctctctccctcccccttggccgcctcccttagatgggatctaggctggccgccacccctaggggtggaaaccctaaaggggatgcagcccctccccttcccctatatatagttgaggtttgggctgctcaTTACACGCGAGTTCCTCTCCTCTATATGATGCAGCCCTgcatctctccttcctcctctcccgcggtgcttggcgaagccctgcaggatagccatgctcctccatcactaccacgccgttgtgctgctgctggatggagtcttcctcaacctctccctctctccttgctggatcaaggcgtgggagacgtcaccgggctgtacgtgtgttgaacgcggaggtgtcgtccgttcggcactaggatctccggtgatttggatcacggcgagtacgactccatcaaccccgttctcttgaacgcttccgcttagcgatctacaagggtatgtagatgcactcttcttcccctcattgctagtttctccatagatagatcttggtgacacgtaggaaaattttgaatttctgctacgttccccaacatgatgcagtgtgatccacctctggatgtaatcccttagAGTTTCATTCGGATTCTGCACACAAGACCGCAATTCCGTAAGGCCtgcgggtcgcttgcatgttccctcgaaggttgtgacaaacactcgggagaggtcctcccaagtgtagatgctgctgggtgccaactgatttaACCACGCTCTGGCTaagccctctaacatgagaggcaaatgcttcatggccacctcatcatttccaccgccaatctgtacaggcactcggtaatcttcgagcgaAGTGTCCGGCTTAGACTCATCGGTGAACTTGCTGATTCAAGTCGccagcctgaagttgggaggaatcgctgcagctctgatggctcgactgaaacactctggccctgaagcaTGTACTCCGCTGCcgctggcaggcgcatctctgttgtggccttctcgatgagctctgttcctgtcaaccaagccttgaacgaggatggatctcgcatcaaagcctgggtccctggggtagACTGGAATCCcctgcccaacactatgagggcgtctgtcatctcgccgtcgaggcgcatatgacccactcctcgggggaggggttggcactcgacgtcggtcattacgatcgaatcggtgatcatgctgctcattcctcctgtactgatcatgccggtcaccacgtccctcacgcctcgggggcgatctcgggctgtgagccgactggactgtatctgttgcaatggatcgactgtggatcctatccCGTGACTGAGAAAtggcggaattctggtttcccgccgcccggagcaacgctTTGATCTGCAACAAGCCCCTACCGGCCTCCGATtgggagggctgaattgattctgctatacgggctgcggcggccaaattctgaactggggttcgatatacctgaggcGGCGAGAAGAGCTGACGCCGACTGGACTCGGGAGCTTGCtaacgtcgactggactcgggagctcgctgacgcgcttgctcgtcgagtactcgctggagattctccagtcgagtgcgctcggccaggttagccaggcgcgcgtcctccaaggcccgggcctcgggggtttctccgacaataggagtgtggagtgcgtccatgttccggcggcgaagctcctctcgctgtaatgacgtgagaggttcggggagatactcatcgtgggaacgcgacgggtcgcccccacccgcgcctccgtcagcgcgagggaaaccggggggactgtgtgttccatcgaccgccagaacctcagccgctgggtcgctgctgtcgcactcggatgcggtctccgcggagccagtcgacaggtcgaacaggccgtagagggattcgacgggctcgattgccgcgacttgtggggctgccgactggcgggccacagcatgcctcacccaccgctgaagtctcgaccgaccggagcgcttgcgctggtgggagacagggcggggagacgacgcaagggccgaccgatactgggtcgacggctgccgcaggaggacgccatgaatgcatgcgcggaagtgcgtcgcaccgcggacggggagcgcgtcgatgtcgagtggtgcctcctgaagctaggcgaagtcatcggcgatgaaggtgagcgcgccgagacggatctcgcggccctccaccaaaactccgcaagaaaccatgatcaaagggatcggaaaagatcgcaacttctccaactaagcgctaagattcctgccccacggtgggcgccaactgtcgtggttctagctctgacagtgatgtagggggtgagtatggagaggctagatcttagctattggaAAGTTGTAACAcgcgagatttacgagttcaggcccttctcggaggaagtaatagccctacgtctcggagcccggaggcggtcgactggattatgcgtgtatggattacaggggtgcgaaccctgcatactgaggagggggtggcttatatagagttcgccggccccctcctgccctcagtaatgcagggtttaaggtacatttaaggttgggcgttactagtaacacccctaataaagtgctataatgaccataaagactacttaatagccgaccgtttgcctgcggagtgactttaggtctcctggcagtcgagtggtggcttcatggtcgagtgatagcttcttggtcgagtgtcttgaacccttCGAGTGGGATatcttcaagtcgattgaaaggtgacctcttctagggatgtcctagggtagggccttttggacaggtccgtgcccctaccctaggtacatggcttcatcagctATCGCGCGTTCCACGAGGCGCCGCCCATGCTGGGCTTCCTCCACAACGCGTACCTTACAAAGAAGATGTGTCGAAACCTGACTTCTATCTCCTCAAAATTCTGGTGGGGTGCGACAAATGGTGAACGAAAGGTCCATTGGATTGCATGGGACAAAATGTGTGTGGCAAAACAAGATGGTGGAATGGGCTTTAGGGATCCAGAGGCCTTCAACCAGGCGTTATTGGCCAAGCAGGCATGGCGGATGGTTCAGCGTCCGGACTCGTTGTGTGCATGGGTTCTCAAGGCCAGGTATTTCCCGGAAGGATCAATTATGAATGCAACATGCCCCTCGGGTGGTTCTTATACCTTTAGAAGCATCATTCATGGGAGAGAACTATTGAGGCAAGGAGTCGTATGGAGGATTGGCAACGGTGAGAGTGTGAATATCCATCATGACCCATGGATACCGAGGCAAGGAAGTCTAGCACCACTGGGTGCAGACTACGTGCATGGCATCACCAAGGTTAGCGACCTGATGACACCTTCTGGTCATGAGTGGGACTCGGACAGAATTGACAGCATGTTTTCTGAGGATGATGCGAAGGATATAAAGCAAATTGTGATTGGAGGACCGGATATGGAGGATTACTTGGCGTGGAATCATACGAAGAACGGGCAGTTTACTGTCCGCTCAGCATATCATGTCAAGATGGCCATGAATAGGGCGAAAACTGGACAGCCAGGGTCGTCCTCGTCGGTGGCGCAGCACAAAGGTTGGCTGGGGTTGTGGGAGACTTGTGCCCCGAACAAAGCCAAAATCCATGTCTGGAGACTCATTCGAAATGGCTTGGCAGTGGGTTCGGAGCTGCATAGGAGGCGAATCAAGCCAGGTATTTTCTGTCCAGTGTGCGGTAGAGAGGAGACAACTATTCACAGATTTTGGCTCTGCCCACACTCGGTGTTATTTTGGAAGAAACTTCGCTCGGAAAAGAGAATTCCGGTGGCGACCCCACCGGTTCACATCAGTTCCCAGAGAGAAGTGGCGACTTGGCTGTTGGGTTGGTTTGCTGATGCTAGTGAGGACGAGAAGGAGATCATGGTTCAAGCAACATATGGGCTATGGCTTGCTCGCAATGAAACAAGGGAAGGAAAAAAGATGACAGCGGCACATGAAATATTAAGCTCGGTACTAGCATATGTGGAGGAATGGAGGTCTTTCCATGGGGAGAAGGTCAAGCCGAGCAAGACGGCGATCACACAGAAATGGAGGCCGCCGGAGGAGGGATGGTTGAAGGTCAATTTTGATGGCGCTACTTATAAGCAAGGGGCGAAATGTGGTACTGGGGCTATGATTAGGGATTCGGGACGAGCGGTTAGAGCTGCAGTCGACGGTGTTTCAGACCCAGAGATTGCTGAAATTTATGCATGCTTGCGAGCGCTTCAGGTGGCGGGCGAGCTGGGCGCAACGAAGCTGGTCCTGGAGACGGATTGTGCCAACCTAGCTAAGATGCTCAAGATGCCGGAAAAGAATCTCTCTTCAAGCGGCCCTCTCGTGGAGGAGATCAAGGTGAGGATGGGGATGTTCCTGGAAGTGCATGTCTCGTGGGTACGACGTAGTGCAAACTCTGCCGCGGATAGGTTAGCTAAGTTAAGCTTAAGTGATGAACTCTGTAATGTGTGGTTTGGTGCCCCCCGGACTGCGTTTTGGGGATTGTTTCGGACGAGATTCCTGCTTTCTATGACTAGTTAATAAAGCGGCAGATGTtaaccctcaaaaaaaaaaacggcAACCGCTTCGTCCCCACTTCGACCTTCCGGCGGCGGGCGTCCCAGGACCGCCCAGACTGCCAGGTCCTCGACTCCCGGCACGGCCTCGTCCTCCTCTACGCCGCCGCGTACCTAGTCCCCTTTGATGTCTGCGACCTCGTCGCCAACAAGTGGTGGGAGATCGAGGCCGTCCCCAAGTGCCGCGACACCATGCACTGGCAGGACATCTACGATGGCGTACTGCACTGCAATGCCACGGTGCTCTGCGCCAGAGACCGGTGCGACCACCTCGACTGCCATGGCGGCGGCCCTTTTCTCGTGGCCTTGGTGGGCTCTGCGGAGGAAGGAGGCATTGCCCTCGCCACTGCCTACTCGTCGGAGACTCGTCAGTGGAGCGACAAGATCTCTGTTCGGAGCCCGGGTCTTCAGATCGATGACGGAGGGCACACTGCTGTGGTGGGAACTAAGGTCTATGTCCCCAGCTATGAGTGTGACAGCGTCGTGGAGTACAACATTCGTGAGCAACGGCTATCCGTGATCAATGTGCCAGAGAGCCTGGACGAGGCACACCTTGACCTCATAGGCGCGGAGGACGGCATGCTGCTGTTTGCGTCCGTGCTCAAGTCTAGACTCTATCTATGGTCAATGGAGGCTGGTCCTAGAGGAGCCGCGGGATGGGCGCGACGCAGGGTCGTCGAGCTCGAGCCATTGCTCCCTCCCCGTGCCCTCTTGGACATGTCGGACTCGGACGTGTGGGCGGTTGGTTTCGCGGAAGGGGTTAGCGTCATCTTCCTCAGAACACCGGCTGGGTTGTACGCAGTTGAGCTTAATTCAGGCCGAGTCAACAATGTGGGTAAATTTAGCATTGAAAAGGTCATGCCCTACACGAGCTTCTGCACTCGAGGTACAAGCTAGCCTCTTTCTGTTTTTTCAAACACATTCATCAAGTTATGGACAGTAAATATGCCATCGATCACTATTTCAGTGTTTTTGCTTGTAGCTTAGATCGTTGGATAGTTTAAGTTAAAGAGCGCCCAAATACGTCGATGAGTAGTAGCTTTATTCTTCTCATTTTTCTGAATAGGTCGATGGATGTTTGCATTCAGGTTTTTGCTCGTCTTCTCTGGTTTTCTGTCTGATTATACATACTAGTATGTAGCAAACCATCCTTTGTACTGTTAtattgttcagaatttcagatGCCGAGTCATGCCGCAGACCTGGCTGATTGTAGGCAACCATGAGTAGCCCATGATTTTTCCTGTTGTGCTGTCTGTGGTGTTGATACAAGCCAGGGTAAAAAAAGAGGGGTAAAAAAAGAGTAGTTGGTGTAGTTGGTGCTCTTAGTTTTGTTGGCCGGTGTAGTATATATGTTTTTCACCGCTGCGTGTTGGTTAACCTAGTCAAAGCTCTGCTAATCAGGCCCTGAGCTGTTTACATTGTTGTGTACCTCCAACGCGGATGCATTCCAATTTCCATCTATATATGGTTTGCTTGATATGGACTGCTAAAGATGAAATGATTTTGAGGTGCCAAAGTGTGCTCCTTTCCCTCTTCTGTTGGTCATATCATCTGATCAAACCTTTGTCTGTTACGGTGCAGCATTCCACCGGGTGCTGGCCTCTGATGAAGCCTCACGCGCGGTTGTCGGTGCCGGTACGACGGTGTGACCATCTGTCTACTTTTTTCCTCCCAGGAAGACTTTGAAGATGAGCTCCGGTGGGTGTCTTCTGCTGCCGGCTGTGTTGGGTAGTTTGGTCATCTGTATGGTATGGTGTTGCCTGAACTCAAGTTAGTTTTGCTTAGTTGTGCGTAGTTTGAGTGTGTGTGTGACCCAGCAGAGCAGGGCATCTATGGTTCTACCTTGCTATTATTGTGGGTGGATTTACAGCTTATTATGACGAGTAAGCTGCTATTCGAAACTAGTTCGCCTCTTTTTTTCTACTCCAGTTATTGATCATGTTCAGATATCAAGACATTGCAAGTTGCAGACATATGCTATTCATTCAAAAGAAGCACGCCTTTTTTTTTGGCAAGCGATGTTATTGCGAGCATGTCAGGATGAGGAGCTGACGCATGACGTGAAGCTTCAAAATTTTGTTTTTGGATTCAGTTTCAATAAGGACACAATGGAATTCATGTACGTATCCTCTGTTTCTATCATTTATAGTAGCACCAAACACATAAATTGAAGTGCTGCTCGTTGACAATCAAAATGTGAATATATGAATTTACAGAGGTCCATCTTCCATCGTAAATTTACATGCAACTTTGAAGACTGATAGTAGCGACAAACTGATAATAATACATGAAAGCAGCCTAACCAGTGATAACAACACACCAACATCACAGAATTGCATTACATCAGTTCTCTGGTGCCTCAAACTCACTAACGGTGTGGATCCCTTAATCTTCATCAAAGGCGCGCCAGATTTGTTGTGTGTGTGTTTGCGACATTGTATCCCTGTTCCATGTACATACCATACATGGCAATTAACCACAATTATTGCAAGATCTCCGTAAACCGCCTGTGGCAGCTGCGCAGTAGTATCAAATATGCCATACCTTTTTGTACTAAGCCAGTAAGAAAACCAAATGATGATCTGAGCCCCACTCTTGTTCCGGAAAGAAATCACAGCCTACAGCAACTAGCTGACTGAGGTACCCATAACCCAAACCAAGTAACTGGTGAGAAAAAAACATAAGTAGTTGTACCTGGTGAAGCACCCGCATGGCCAAGATCTTCCAGTACTTTGGCAGTGGTCTACTGGTCTTAGTTCCTTAAGATTAGGCACGCAGCATTTTCACAACCCACACAGTTACTTTCTAGCAGAATCAAAAGAAGCACAATCAGTCCATCTGATAGAAAGAGCATATCAACACTGACTTCCGTAAGATGATAACTGAATACACTCATTTATATTGGCTAAAAGTCATTCTAAACAAAAGCGAGGATATTATAAAAGGGAATATTGGAAAGCAAAGAAGATGTAATGCCAAAGAAGAAGTGCACAAATTATGTGCACACTGTATTACTTCACACTCACATTCTTAATCACCATTCATCTTAGAAACTATTCATCTTTGTTATCGGATGGTAGAATGGCATTATAAATAGTGAGAAATGGAGTCTTTGCTGTCTCTCATCATGCTACTAAAACAAGAAAATAATTGAGCCAATTTTTAAATGATGACATTTATCACAAAGGCAGAAGGTTGGGAAAGGAAACTTGCAACAAATTCAGTTCTAGTGCGCTGTTTCACTAGGCAACTGCAGAGTCACATTACATTACAGAGAAGGAAACTACGAGACCATGACGAGAGTTGTTTAACTACAAAAGAAGTTACAGCCATGTCTGACGTATTTATGTGCAGAACTGCAGACGAAGTTAGAAATTATCATGTTTAAGCGTGACGGATGAAACTAAGGCACTGAATTTAGCAGCTAGGATAATAGTTAAATTGGCTAAAAGTTTTTAGGCTTGTAGTCTGCAAAGAATGTTCTGAAGATCATGATGGCACCTTTTACATTCAAGACCGGGCCAAACTGCCAACTGATGATATTATAGTATTGCAGCAAACGTCACACAGCAAAATATACTTTAGCAATTTAACCTCTGATGTGTGTAAACAGAAGACAAAGGTGGTGATATTTCAGATGAGGAAGAATGCTTAGTAAATGCTTAACTTGTTGCGATTAAAATTAGAGCAGTTTCAACAGAGCATTAATACTTGATCAAGAAAATTGGATTTTATCAGCATATTCTCTGTACTAACGACTACAGAATCCAGTTGTATTGGTCCAGATAGGGCATATGATCCAATGTCAGAAGTGGAGGTGCATATTCTGGTTATTAAAACAAGTTAAAAGGAACTACAGAGAAATTTGCAGCAAAAGTAAGTCATTAACAAAGTTTCTACTTATCTGTGAACAAGCACTACCAACATACTTTTGTGAGGGCAACTTGGTTTATGGCCAAGAACACACTTTACCTCTCCCTCAAACCAATTCTACCTCAACTGAGTTCCGATTTGAGTCTGTTCCAGATTGCTCTGCTTTTCCGATTCATAGACTGAAGGGCAGATCGTCTGTCCAAGTGACATTCTTGTAAATTCATGATGCATCTTTTGAAGAACATCTGGGAGTTATAACTTTACACCATTGGAAAGGCACCGCGAGGTGTTGTATTTCTGCAGTGATCTAGCAGGATTCATGTCGAAACAATCAGGTTCTCATTTTGAGGATGACATGTGTGCTCTCCTTACAGTACAGCAGATAGATCATCATGTTGGCATATCAATAAAGATTCTGAATCAGTTGAAAGCAGTTCTGGACTTGCTACTCTAGAAACTGTCAATGTAAAAAGATTGTATCCTTGTACAAGAGTGACCCATAGTATGTCGAGAGGTAGTCCCATCTGATCTGACAACCAGAGCTAGTGCCCTGTACCACTGATTCAAGCAATCTTGAGTGTTACACCTTCTGAGAGACTCTAATTTTGCAATCTCAATATTTGAAACTCCTTCTTTCACTAGTATTGGCTTTAGTGCCTTGAAAGTTACATCGTTTGGCGGTGTGCTCGATGCCAACATCTTCTGAAATATTTTCACAGCCTCCTCCATTTTCCCACCAGATACATACATCTGAATCACAGAATTATAACTTAATGCTTGAGTTAGAAGCCCTAAAGCTTGCATTTCCTTGGAGATCCTGTGAGCTTCATCATAGCGAGCAACTTTCTTGTACA encodes the following:
- the LOC123101518 gene encoding uncharacterized protein — encoded protein: MHWQDIYDGVLHCNATVLCARDRCDHLDCHGGGPFLVALVGSAEEGGIALATAYSSETRQWSDKISVRSPGLQIDDGGHTAVVGTKVYVPSYECDSVVEYNIREQRLSVINVPESLDEAHLDLIGAEDGMLLFASVLKSRLYLWSMEAGPRGAAGWARRRVVELEPLLPPRALLDMSDSDVWAVGFAEGVSVIFLRTPAGLYAVELNSGRVNNVGKFSIEKVMPYTSFCTRGTS